A section of the Ornithinimicrobium sufpigmenti genome encodes:
- a CDS encoding AMP-binding protein, which produces MATFPRLLRQLAEQRPDDVAMQEKLYGIWQPITWADYARRVQDFAHGLAGFGVERGSIVAVLGDNRPEWLIAELAAQSMGAAVVGIYPTSIGEELEHILTMSAARVVVVEDQEQVDKLLRLKEGPLGRQIQHVVFYDPHGLEQYDDPWLIDFTEVERRGRQRAEQQPRWFTEQVDQGRPDDIAVICTTSGTTSKPKLGELSHHNLLAMAHNLTQIDPADSSFRYVSFLPFAWIGEQMLAVAIGLSRGLTISFPEDASTQRSDLREIGPDVMFSPPRIWESMLSEVQVRIDEAGWLKRKIFGWGYDIGDKAARARVQGKSGGGVLTKLADAVSTRPVRDQLGLARVQRAYTGGAPLGPDVFRFFHAIGVNLKQIYGQTEICGIAVVHRDDDIAFNTVGTPIPGTDLRISEDGEILLRSASVFRGYHRQPEETAKAVDEQGWLHTGDAGYLDEDGHLVVIDRAKDVLTAPDGSRYSSQFIENKIKFSPYVEEAVVFGPEKAGQGMTAMVILDPGTVGSWAEHERLSYTTYTDLAAKDEVYELIAEEIVHSNEDLPEAIRVQRFVLLHKQLDPDDDEITRTRKVRRNVIDERYAAIIAALRAGENEARISSRVTYQDGTSVVRELALRIFDLTTYAIPQGRGRRPVWSGRR; this is translated from the coding sequence ATGGCTACGTTCCCGCGACTGCTGCGTCAGCTGGCCGAGCAGCGCCCCGACGACGTGGCGATGCAGGAGAAGCTCTACGGCATCTGGCAGCCGATCACCTGGGCCGACTACGCGCGCCGCGTCCAGGACTTCGCCCACGGTCTGGCCGGCTTCGGTGTCGAGCGCGGCTCGATCGTCGCCGTCCTGGGCGACAACCGCCCCGAGTGGCTCATCGCCGAGCTCGCCGCCCAGAGCATGGGCGCGGCCGTCGTCGGCATCTACCCCACCTCCATCGGCGAGGAGCTCGAGCACATCCTGACGATGTCCGCGGCCCGTGTCGTGGTCGTCGAGGACCAGGAGCAGGTGGACAAGCTGCTGCGGCTCAAAGAAGGCCCGCTCGGCCGGCAGATCCAGCACGTCGTCTTCTACGACCCGCACGGGCTGGAGCAGTATGACGATCCCTGGCTGATCGACTTCACCGAGGTCGAGCGGCGCGGCCGGCAGCGGGCCGAGCAGCAGCCGCGGTGGTTCACCGAGCAGGTCGATCAAGGTCGCCCCGACGACATCGCGGTGATCTGCACCACCTCCGGCACGACCTCCAAGCCCAAGCTGGGGGAGCTGTCCCACCACAACCTGCTGGCGATGGCCCACAACCTCACCCAGATCGACCCGGCCGACAGCTCCTTCCGCTACGTCTCCTTCCTGCCGTTCGCCTGGATCGGCGAGCAGATGCTCGCGGTCGCGATCGGGCTGAGCCGCGGGCTGACCATCAGCTTCCCCGAGGACGCCTCGACGCAGCGCTCGGACCTGCGGGAGATCGGCCCGGACGTGATGTTCTCCCCTCCGCGGATCTGGGAGTCGATGCTCTCGGAGGTGCAGGTCCGCATCGACGAGGCCGGTTGGCTCAAGCGCAAGATCTTCGGCTGGGGCTACGACATCGGCGACAAGGCCGCCCGGGCCCGCGTCCAGGGCAAGAGCGGAGGCGGGGTGCTGACCAAGCTCGCCGACGCGGTCTCGACCCGCCCGGTCCGCGACCAGCTCGGGCTCGCGCGGGTCCAGCGCGCCTACACCGGCGGAGCCCCGCTCGGCCCCGACGTCTTCCGCTTCTTCCACGCCATCGGCGTCAACCTCAAGCAGATCTACGGCCAGACCGAGATCTGCGGGATCGCCGTCGTCCACCGCGACGACGACATCGCCTTCAACACCGTCGGCACCCCCATCCCCGGCACCGACCTGCGGATCAGCGAGGACGGCGAGATCCTCCTGCGCTCGGCCTCGGTCTTCCGCGGCTACCACCGCCAGCCCGAGGAGACGGCGAAGGCGGTCGACGAGCAGGGGTGGCTGCATACCGGAGACGCGGGATATCTGGACGAGGACGGGCACCTGGTCGTGATCGACCGCGCCAAGGACGTCCTCACGGCACCGGACGGCAGCCGCTACTCCAGCCAGTTCATCGAGAACAAGATCAAGTTCAGCCCCTACGTCGAGGAGGCCGTCGTCTTCGGGCCGGAGAAGGCCGGCCAGGGCATGACCGCCATGGTCATCCTCGACCCGGGCACCGTCGGGTCCTGGGCCGAGCACGAGCGGCTGTCCTACACGACCTACACCGACCTGGCGGCCAAGGACGAGGTCTACGAGCTCATCGCCGAGGAGATCGTGCACTCCAACGAGGACCTGCCGGAGGCGATCCGGGTCCAGCGGTTCGTGCTGCTGCACAAGCAGCTCGACCCCGACGACGACGAGATCACCCGCACCCGCAAGGTCCGGCGCAACGTCATCGACGAGCGCTACGCCGCCATCATCGCGGCCCTGCGCGCCGGCGAGAACGAGGCCCGGATCAGCAGCCGGGTCACCTATCAGGACGGCACGTCCGTCGTCCGGGAGCTGGCCCTGCGCATCTTCGACCTGACCACCTACGCGATCCCGCAGGGGCGGGGCAGACGACCGGTATGGAGTGGGCGCCGATGA
- a CDS encoding branched-chain amino acid ABC transporter permease produces the protein MSTFVSVLAYGLADGAILALAALGFVLIYKATSVINFAQGEFLLVGAYMFYTAFVVMGLPLLVAVVVGVVVATLIGVLVERLILRPMIGESAISIIMVTIGLSSLLRALVQMFYGTNPRSMPAILPRGSVDILGATVPLNRLLVILVAAVVLTAFTLFFRKSRHGIAMRAVADDQQAAMTQGISVRRIFAMSWALAGVSALIAGVLLADISTVDQNIAAFGLLVFPVVILGGLDSVPGTIVGGMIMGLLIQATGTYWEAGLATVVPYIVLVLILLVKPYGLFGETRIERV, from the coding sequence ATGAGTACGTTCGTCAGTGTGCTGGCCTACGGGCTGGCCGACGGGGCGATCCTGGCGCTGGCCGCGCTCGGCTTCGTGCTGATCTACAAGGCCACGTCCGTCATCAACTTCGCCCAGGGCGAGTTCCTGCTGGTGGGCGCCTACATGTTCTACACCGCGTTCGTGGTGATGGGGCTGCCGCTGCTGGTGGCCGTCGTCGTCGGGGTCGTGGTCGCCACCCTCATCGGCGTGCTCGTCGAGCGGCTCATCCTGCGGCCGATGATCGGCGAGAGCGCTATCAGCATCATCATGGTCACGATCGGGCTGTCCTCGCTGCTGCGGGCGCTGGTGCAGATGTTCTACGGCACCAACCCGCGGTCGATGCCGGCGATCCTGCCCCGTGGGTCCGTGGACATCCTGGGTGCCACGGTTCCGCTCAACCGGCTGCTCGTCATCCTCGTCGCCGCGGTCGTGCTCACCGCGTTCACGCTCTTCTTCCGCAAGTCCCGGCACGGCATCGCGATGCGCGCCGTGGCCGACGACCAGCAGGCGGCGATGACGCAGGGCATCTCGGTGCGACGCATCTTCGCCATGTCCTGGGCGCTGGCCGGCGTCAGCGCGCTCATCGCCGGCGTCCTGCTCGCCGACATCTCCACGGTCGACCAGAACATCGCGGCGTTCGGCCTGCTCGTCTTCCCCGTCGTCATCCTCGGCGGCCTGGACTCGGTGCCCGGCACGATCGTCGGCGGCATGATCATGGGCCTGCTCATCCAGGCCACGGGCACCTACTGGGAGGCCGGGCTGGCCACCGTCGTCCCCTACATCGTCCTTGTCCTCATCCTGCTGGTGAAGCCCTACGGGCTGTTCGGCGAGACCCGTATCGAGAGGGTGTGA